One genomic segment of Alkalimarinus alittae includes these proteins:
- the rpmB gene encoding 50S ribosomal protein L28, whose amino-acid sequence MSRVCQVTGKRPVAGNNVSHAKNHTKRRFLPNLQSHRFWIEGEKRFVKLRVSTKGMRIIDKKGIEQVLSDMRSRGEKI is encoded by the coding sequence ATGTCAAGAGTTTGTCAGGTTACAGGAAAAAGACCTGTTGCTGGAAATAACGTTTCTCACGCAAAGAATCACACTAAGCGCCGTTTTCTGCCTAATTTGCAGAGCCATCGCTTTTGGATTGAAGGCGAAAAGCGTTTTGTTAAATTGCGTGTATCTACTAAAGGAATGCGCATAATCGACAAGAAAGGTATCGAGCAAGTGTTGTCCGATATGCGTTCACGTGGCGAGAAAATCTAA
- a CDS encoding malic enzyme-like NAD(P)-binding protein yields the protein MSEDMKQAALDYHANPRAGKISVEISKPTETSRDLSLAYSPGVAEPVREIAKDPENAYKYTAKGNLVAVISDGSAILGLGNLGPLASKPVMEGKGVLFKRFAGIDVFDIEVNSESPQAFIDTVRRIADTFGGINLEDIKAPECFEIERILIEQCDIPVFHDDQHGTAIVTAAGMLNALELQGKKIEEAKIVCLGAGAAAVACMKLLISCGAASENIYMLDRKGVIHSGRDDLNQYKAMFANDTDKRTLADACDGADVFVGLSGPNLLPAEALKSMAPNPVVFACSNPDPEIAVELALATRDDLIMATGRSDYPNQVNNVLGFPFIFRGALDVRAKVINEEMKVAAVHAIRELAKEPVPQAVIDAYGGEALEYGKDNIIPKPLDTRLLTVVSAAVAKAAVDSGVANLPYPAHYPLNSIDDII from the coding sequence ATGTCTGAAGATATGAAGCAAGCTGCACTCGATTACCACGCGAATCCAAGAGCGGGTAAAATTAGTGTAGAAATCAGTAAGCCAACAGAAACTTCCAGAGATTTGTCTTTGGCTTATAGTCCTGGAGTAGCAGAGCCTGTTCGCGAGATCGCTAAAGATCCTGAGAATGCGTACAAATATACGGCTAAAGGTAACTTGGTTGCTGTAATTTCTGATGGTTCTGCGATTCTTGGTCTGGGTAACCTTGGACCTTTGGCTAGTAAGCCTGTAATGGAAGGTAAAGGCGTTCTATTTAAGCGTTTTGCAGGTATTGATGTTTTTGATATCGAAGTAAACTCTGAGAGCCCTCAGGCGTTTATCGATACAGTGCGACGCATCGCCGATACATTTGGCGGCATTAACCTTGAAGATATCAAAGCGCCTGAGTGTTTTGAAATCGAACGTATCTTGATTGAGCAGTGTGATATTCCAGTATTCCATGACGATCAGCATGGTACCGCTATTGTAACGGCTGCAGGTATGTTGAATGCGCTTGAGTTACAAGGTAAGAAAATTGAAGAAGCTAAGATCGTGTGTCTTGGTGCCGGCGCGGCAGCAGTTGCATGTATGAAGCTGCTTATTAGTTGTGGTGCTGCTTCAGAAAATATTTACATGTTGGATCGTAAGGGTGTTATCCACTCCGGTCGTGATGACTTGAATCAGTACAAAGCGATGTTTGCGAATGATACTGATAAGCGTACTTTAGCTGACGCATGTGACGGCGCTGACGTATTTGTTGGTTTATCTGGTCCAAACTTGTTGCCAGCAGAAGCATTAAAATCAATGGCACCAAACCCTGTTGTATTTGCATGTTCTAACCCTGATCCTGAAATTGCGGTAGAGCTTGCATTGGCAACTCGTGATGACTTGATCATGGCGACAGGACGTTCTGATTATCCTAACCAGGTTAACAACGTTCTTGGCTTTCCTTTCATCTTCCGTGGCGCTCTAGATGTGCGTGCTAAGGTTATAAACGAAGAAATGAAAGTTGCTGCAGTTCACGCGATCAGAGAATTGGCAAAAGAGCCAGTGCCACAGGCTGTTATTGATGCATACGGCGGCGAAGCTTTAGAGTATGGTAAGGATAATATTATTCCTAAGCCACTTGATACTCGTTTGTTGACAGTTGTATCTGCCGCTGTTGCTAAGGCTGCTGTTGATTCAGGTGTGGCTAACTTGCCTTACCCTGCGCACTACCCACTTAACTCTATTGACGATATTATCTAA
- the dut gene encoding dUTP diphosphatase, translating into MSKKSLQLKIMDSRIGGEIPMPTYATEGSAGIDLRACVDEATEILPGETILVPTGMAIYIEDPSLAAVLLPRSGLGHKHGIVLGNLVGLIDSDYQGQLMVSCWNRGDKPFTINVGERIAQMVLVPVVQAEFEIVSEFGDSDRGEGGFGSTGTR; encoded by the coding sequence ATGTCAAAGAAAAGTCTTCAGTTAAAAATTATGGACTCCCGAATAGGGGGAGAGATCCCAATGCCCACCTATGCAACCGAAGGGTCGGCAGGGATTGATCTAAGAGCTTGCGTTGATGAGGCCACTGAGATCCTTCCGGGTGAGACTATTTTGGTCCCGACAGGCATGGCTATTTATATAGAAGATCCAAGTCTGGCTGCCGTTTTACTACCGCGCTCAGGATTAGGGCATAAACATGGCATTGTACTGGGCAATTTAGTGGGGCTTATTGACTCTGATTATCAGGGGCAGTTAATGGTGTCTTGTTGGAATCGAGGGGATAAGCCTTTTACCATTAATGTAGGCGAAAGAATTGCTCAGATGGTTTTGGTTCCTGTTGTTCAGGCTGAATTTGAAATTGTGAGTGAGTTTGGTGATAGCGATAGAGGTGAAGGTGGTTTTGGCTCAACAGGAACACGCTAG
- a CDS encoding phosphomannomutase/phosphoglucomutase — protein MKLGKKNKPEDNASVVDEKAKAKALKKKVDKPAGAKFKHLTPPLYIALACALLTIVLVGYLIQMTVIGSAEKRVSQSMSEIALSSAQLQIDQRVSFIKRELDSIATLDTVAAALDDTTARESMEKDIEGFLPYVSKVYFFKRGLATRDADAETPLGFSSLDLIKRAEKDENPHIEAFLREGEWLVQAAAPVKNKQTGNVTGVLLVVFEKGLLLESLKLVSGVEAGKLSLVQVFGSSEQVVAAMGSGSEEVLSRDTSIPHWQVRFQPAVSSDAFVDVGLFWMLIAGCAVLVLLVTALPLMSLFKHLRAESMAVTQYAQSLFNAERKRVPAVKFAMFHSMAATMQRLAVAADKKMDSVAEAKKAQAKIVEEKDHADPLFQGNDDLDIDMMDGDDDLLGLGASDGLDPLDSLDDDLLTESEGVLVDVPQSIFRAYDIRGIVGDTLTPEIVMQIGLAIGSEAAKRGQPTICVGYDGRLSSPELAEALINGLVQTGRQVINIGQVPTPVLYFATHHLNTGSGVMITGSHNPANYNGFKMMLGGETLAGDDVQKLYDRILVQDYASGAGQVSQQDVSRDYLDVILNDIAVAAPLKVVVDAGNGVAGELGPALIEELGCEVIPLYCDIDGTFPNHHPDPGKPENLQDLIRKVEEEGADLGIAFDGDGDRVGVVTNTGKIIWPDRLLMLFAKDVVSRNPGADVIFDVKCSRRLNGLISGYGGRPIMWKTGHSLIKAKMKETGALLAGEMSGHIFFKERWFGFDDGLYSAARLLEVLGIDERSSNDVFESFPEDISTPEINIAVTDEGKFSLIESLHEQGRFEGGNISTIDGVRVDYPDGWGLCRASNTTPSLVLRFEADDEDSLSRIQQVFREQLLMIDPELELTF, from the coding sequence ATGAAGCTAGGTAAAAAAAATAAACCAGAAGACAACGCTTCGGTGGTTGATGAGAAAGCTAAGGCAAAGGCGCTAAAGAAGAAAGTTGATAAACCTGCAGGGGCTAAATTTAAGCACCTGACTCCTCCGTTATACATTGCGTTAGCGTGCGCTCTATTAACAATAGTCTTGGTGGGTTATTTAATTCAAATGACGGTGATTGGTTCCGCTGAAAAGCGTGTAAGTCAATCTATGTCAGAAATTGCATTATCAAGCGCGCAACTTCAGATCGATCAGCGTGTGAGTTTTATAAAGAGGGAACTTGATAGTATCGCGACCTTAGATACGGTAGCCGCCGCGCTTGACGATACTACGGCGCGAGAGTCGATGGAAAAAGACATTGAAGGATTTTTACCTTATGTATCCAAAGTGTATTTTTTCAAGCGAGGCTTAGCGACGAGGGATGCGGATGCTGAAACCCCCCTAGGTTTTTCAAGTCTTGATCTCATAAAAAGAGCAGAGAAAGATGAGAATCCGCATATAGAGGCTTTTTTGAGGGAGGGCGAATGGCTAGTTCAGGCCGCAGCACCGGTGAAAAACAAGCAGACAGGTAATGTTACGGGTGTATTATTGGTCGTTTTTGAAAAAGGCCTACTATTAGAAAGCTTAAAGCTTGTATCGGGTGTTGAGGCTGGAAAGTTGAGCTTGGTTCAGGTTTTTGGTAGCTCAGAGCAAGTGGTAGCAGCGATGGGGAGTGGTAGCGAAGAAGTGCTTTCCCGTGACACCTCGATACCTCACTGGCAGGTTCGTTTTCAGCCTGCGGTATCTTCTGATGCTTTCGTTGATGTAGGGCTGTTTTGGATGTTAATAGCGGGGTGTGCCGTTTTAGTGTTATTGGTGACAGCGCTACCCTTAATGTCTCTTTTCAAACACCTTAGAGCGGAGTCGATGGCCGTCACTCAGTATGCGCAAAGCCTATTTAATGCAGAAAGAAAAAGAGTTCCAGCCGTTAAGTTTGCCATGTTTCATTCAATGGCTGCAACGATGCAGCGCCTTGCTGTAGCGGCTGACAAAAAAATGGACTCGGTGGCTGAGGCGAAAAAAGCGCAGGCGAAAATAGTTGAAGAGAAAGACCACGCGGACCCACTATTTCAGGGGAATGATGACCTTGATATTGACATGATGGACGGTGACGATGACCTCCTTGGTCTTGGTGCTTCGGATGGCTTAGATCCGCTAGATTCATTAGATGATGACTTGCTGACAGAGTCAGAAGGCGTATTAGTTGATGTGCCTCAGTCGATTTTTCGAGCCTATGATATTCGCGGAATAGTAGGAGATACATTAACACCAGAAATCGTCATGCAAATTGGTTTGGCGATAGGTAGTGAGGCCGCAAAGCGTGGGCAGCCTACTATTTGCGTAGGGTATGATGGTCGACTATCGAGTCCAGAACTGGCAGAAGCGCTGATTAACGGCTTGGTTCAGACTGGGCGACAGGTAATCAATATTGGGCAAGTACCAACCCCCGTGCTTTATTTTGCGACTCATCACCTTAATACGGGTTCTGGTGTCATGATTACAGGTAGTCATAATCCTGCTAATTATAATGGCTTTAAGATGATGTTGGGCGGAGAGACGTTAGCGGGTGATGATGTACAGAAGTTATATGACCGAATTTTAGTTCAGGATTACGCGTCGGGTGCCGGTCAGGTGAGTCAGCAAGATGTTAGCCGGGATTATTTAGATGTTATCCTGAATGATATTGCGGTAGCTGCACCGCTTAAAGTTGTCGTTGACGCGGGTAACGGTGTTGCCGGAGAACTTGGACCAGCGTTAATAGAAGAGTTAGGCTGTGAAGTTATTCCGCTATATTGCGACATTGACGGAACCTTTCCAAATCACCATCCAGACCCAGGTAAGCCTGAAAACCTTCAAGATTTGATTCGAAAAGTTGAAGAAGAGGGGGCTGATCTCGGTATTGCGTTTGATGGCGATGGTGACCGAGTGGGCGTGGTTACCAATACAGGTAAAATTATCTGGCCAGATCGACTATTAATGCTTTTTGCTAAGGATGTTGTATCTCGAAACCCTGGGGCCGATGTTATTTTTGACGTTAAGTGCTCTCGACGCCTTAACGGCCTTATTAGTGGTTATGGCGGGCGTCCTATTATGTGGAAAACGGGACACTCCTTGATAAAAGCAAAAATGAAGGAGACAGGTGCGCTGTTAGCAGGCGAAATGAGCGGGCACATATTCTTCAAAGAGCGATGGTTCGGCTTTGATGATGGGCTATATAGTGCGGCACGCTTATTAGAAGTGTTAGGTATCGATGAGCGGTCATCGAATGACGTATTCGAAAGCTTCCCTGAAGATATCAGTACACCAGAGATTAATATTGCAGTGACGGATGAAGGGAAGTTCAGCTTAATTGAGTCTCTGCATGAACAGGGCCGTTTCGAAGGCGGAAATATATCGACGATTGATGGTGTGCGCGTTGATTATCCTGACGGCTGGGGGTTGTGTCGAGCATCCAATACTACGCCTAGCTTAGTGTTGCGCTTTGAGGCTGATGATGAAGACTCTTTGTCGCGTATTCAGCAAGTATTCCGAGAACAGTTATTAATGATTGACCCAGAGCTAGAGCTGACGTTCTAG
- the argB gene encoding acetylglutamate kinase yields MSTNRESAIHVASVLSQALPYIQRFAGKTIVIKYGGNAMENEELKNSFARDIVLMKSVGINPIVVHGGGPQIGELLAKLNIESHFVNGMRVTDSATMDVVEMVLGGLVNKQIVALINRNGGKAIGLTGKDANLIRATQLKVDISQPEMQKSEIIDIGHVGEVSEVNQDVINMLTQSDVIPVIAPIGVGDDGRSYNINADLVAGKVAEKLKAEKLMLLTNISGLQDKKGNVMTGLTTEQVDGLIADGTIYGGMLPKIGCALSAVNNGVTSAHIIDGRVAHATLLEIFTDEGVGTLITNDKI; encoded by the coding sequence ATGAGTACAAATCGTGAATCAGCAATACATGTCGCATCTGTATTGAGTCAGGCTTTACCCTACATTCAGCGTTTTGCAGGCAAGACCATTGTCATCAAATACGGCGGCAATGCAATGGAGAATGAAGAGCTAAAAAATAGCTTTGCTAGGGATATTGTCTTGATGAAGTCTGTAGGGATTAACCCTATCGTGGTGCATGGCGGCGGCCCACAGATTGGCGAGCTGCTTGCTAAACTAAATATTGAGAGTCACTTTGTAAACGGTATGCGTGTAACCGATAGCGCCACGATGGATGTAGTAGAGATGGTGCTGGGTGGGTTGGTCAACAAGCAAATTGTAGCGTTGATTAACCGCAACGGTGGCAAGGCTATTGGTTTAACGGGTAAAGATGCTAATTTGATTAGGGCGACACAGCTAAAGGTTGATATTTCCCAGCCTGAAATGCAAAAGTCTGAGATTATCGATATTGGCCATGTTGGTGAAGTGTCAGAGGTTAATCAGGACGTTATTAATATGCTCACACAGAGTGATGTCATACCTGTTATCGCACCGATTGGTGTTGGTGATGACGGTCGCTCATACAACATAAATGCTGATTTGGTTGCCGGTAAGGTTGCTGAAAAGCTAAAAGCTGAAAAGCTAATGTTGCTGACGAATATCTCTGGTTTGCAGGATAAAAAAGGCAATGTAATGACTGGATTGACCACAGAACAGGTCGATGGGTTAATTGCAGATGGTACTATTTATGGTGGAATGCTACCTAAAATTGGCTGTGCGCTAAGTGCGGTTAATAATGGTGTGACGAGCGCTCATATCATTGATGGAAGAGTTGCACATGCGACATTGCTAGAGATTTTCACTGATGAAGGAGTGGGCACGCTCATAACCAACGATAAAATATAA
- the rpmG gene encoding 50S ribosomal protein L33 — MRDKIKLVSSAGTGHFYTTDKNKRNMPEKMEIKKFDPVVRKHVAYKEAKIK, encoded by the coding sequence ATGCGCGATAAAATCAAGTTAGTTTCATCTGCAGGCACCGGTCACTTCTACACGACCGACAAGAACAAGCGTAACATGCCAGAAAAGATGGAAATCAAAAAGTTCGACCCAGTTGTTCGTAAGCACGTCGCTTATAAAGAAGCTAAAATTAAGTAA
- a CDS encoding thermonuclease family protein gives MGALFLCLLFFGIEVSAKQCEQPSAKQISEMELAAVKRVVDGDTLHLKDGRKVRLIGVNTPEFGKKNKPSEPYAKQAAQRLALLVGTPALVRLMEGEEAKDRYGRLLAYAFTPQGDSIEAALIREGLGFAIAIPPNIAYQDCLLQAQLAARSSKLGVWGDHYFSPRSSRKLKRSDTGFRLVSGRLERARLKEGKTWWLLFEGRLALMIPKASQKYFDQKRLQTLVGRELIVSGWLIKKNLSAKEKAKKYKPYMMSVKHPAAFIDPVL, from the coding sequence TTGGGCGCCCTTTTTTTGTGCCTGCTGTTTTTTGGGATTGAGGTCAGCGCGAAACAGTGTGAACAGCCATCTGCAAAGCAAATTTCTGAAATGGAACTTGCTGCGGTTAAGCGGGTGGTTGACGGCGATACGTTGCATTTGAAAGATGGCCGAAAAGTCCGATTGATCGGGGTTAATACCCCGGAATTCGGTAAGAAAAATAAGCCCTCCGAACCTTATGCCAAACAGGCAGCGCAGCGATTGGCGTTACTTGTTGGGACGCCTGCCTTGGTTAGATTGATGGAGGGTGAGGAGGCAAAGGATCGGTACGGTCGTTTACTTGCCTATGCGTTTACCCCGCAAGGTGACAGCATAGAAGCGGCTTTAATTCGAGAGGGATTAGGTTTTGCTATCGCAATTCCTCCGAATATAGCCTACCAAGATTGCTTGCTACAGGCTCAGTTGGCAGCAAGATCGTCTAAATTGGGTGTGTGGGGGGACCATTATTTCTCGCCACGAAGTAGTCGAAAGCTGAAGCGCTCAGATACTGGCTTTCGGTTGGTGTCAGGCCGACTTGAACGCGCTCGCTTGAAAGAAGGGAAGACTTGGTGGTTGCTGTTTGAGGGGCGGTTAGCTCTTATGATACCTAAGGCTTCGCAGAAATATTTTGACCAAAAAAGACTGCAAACTCTGGTGGGGCGAGAGTTAATAGTGAGCGGTTGGTTGATAAAAAAGAATTTAAGTGCAAAAGAGAAAGCAAAAAAATATAAACCGTATATGATGTCGGTTAAGCACCCGGCAGCGTTTATTGACCCAGTTTTATGA
- the argE gene encoding acetylornithine deacetylase has protein sequence MVNDAVLPSFEKMLMQLVSVPSVSSPSATWDQSNSQVIELLANWFGALGFAVERMDVPGYPGKQNLIATMGQGPGGLVLAGHTDTVPFDQAKWRSDPFTLSYRDNRFYGLGSCDMKGFFPVILSAVQAFSGADFRQPLIIIATADEESSMSGARALAEAGRPKARCAVIGEPTGLKPIRMHKGMMMECIRLQGRSGHSSNPLLGRSALDCMIDVLADLSLFRQELQAQYRNPAFEIDIPTMNFGHIHGGDNPNRICGACELQFDLRPLPGMDIETLQGIIRQRVSPIAQRHQVGLEIEHLFGGVPAFETPAESPFVAVCERLSGYTSEAVAFATEAPYLQSLGMETIVMGPGSIDQAHQPDEFLAIDQVKPAVKILEGLIKQYCIDDLAALSSDEGEREGE, from the coding sequence ATGGTTAATGACGCGGTGTTACCTTCATTTGAAAAAATGTTGATGCAGCTTGTATCAGTTCCGTCAGTGAGCAGTCCTTCAGCAACATGGGACCAAAGTAATAGTCAAGTGATCGAATTGCTGGCAAATTGGTTTGGTGCATTGGGCTTCGCTGTTGAACGTATGGATGTTCCTGGCTATCCGGGCAAGCAGAACCTTATAGCGACAATGGGTCAAGGGCCTGGGGGCTTAGTGTTAGCAGGGCATACTGACACCGTGCCTTTTGATCAGGCTAAATGGCGTTCTGACCCTTTTACGCTTAGCTATCGAGATAACCGTTTTTATGGGTTAGGTAGTTGCGATATGAAAGGGTTCTTCCCTGTTATATTAAGTGCTGTTCAAGCATTTTCGGGAGCGGACTTTAGGCAGCCGCTCATTATTATCGCCACCGCCGACGAAGAGAGCTCAATGTCGGGGGCTAGGGCGCTAGCAGAGGCGGGTCGCCCAAAAGCTCGATGTGCGGTAATCGGTGAACCCACTGGATTGAAGCCTATTCGTATGCACAAAGGCATGATGATGGAGTGTATTCGGTTGCAAGGTCGCTCTGGGCATTCATCTAACCCGCTATTGGGACGTAGTGCGCTAGATTGTATGATTGATGTCTTGGCTGACTTGTCACTGTTTAGGCAAGAGCTGCAAGCACAATACCGAAACCCCGCGTTTGAAATTGACATACCGACCATGAATTTTGGGCATATACATGGCGGTGATAACCCCAATCGCATCTGCGGTGCTTGTGAGCTGCAGTTTGATTTACGGCCATTACCAGGTATGGATATTGAGACTCTACAAGGGATTATTCGTCAGCGAGTGAGCCCCATTGCGCAACGGCATCAGGTCGGACTCGAAATAGAACATCTATTTGGTGGTGTGCCTGCATTTGAAACTCCTGCTGAGTCGCCATTTGTCGCGGTGTGTGAGCGCTTGAGTGGGTATACCTCTGAAGCCGTCGCCTTTGCAACCGAAGCACCTTATTTACAGTCATTAGGTATGGAAACTATTGTCATGGGGCCAGGCTCAATTGATCAAGCGCATCAGCCTGATGAGTTTTTGGCGATTGATCAGGTAAAGCCTGCAGTGAAAATACTTGAGGGCCTTATTAAACAATATTGTATCGATGATTTAGCTGCTTTAAGCAGCGATGAAGGAGAACGCGAGGGTGAGTGA
- the radC gene encoding RadC family protein — protein MAISDWPVNERPREKLLDKGPHALSDAELLAIFLRTGIPGKTAVDLSRELLVRFGSLRAMFSSSLEEFCSAPGLGSAKYTQLQATLEMAKRHMQEQLQHESALTSPTLTRNYLKSKLIGRPYEVFCCLYLDNQHRVIKFEELFRGTIDGASVYPREVVKNTLDNQAAAIIFAHNHPSGVAEPSIADQQITKRLVSALALIDVRVLDHIIIGNGETTSFAERGLL, from the coding sequence ATGGCTATTTCAGACTGGCCCGTCAACGAACGTCCCAGAGAAAAACTGCTCGATAAAGGCCCTCACGCATTGAGCGACGCAGAACTGCTCGCCATATTCTTACGCACTGGCATCCCCGGAAAAACAGCTGTAGACCTCTCTCGTGAGCTTCTCGTGCGATTTGGAAGTCTCAGAGCCATGTTCTCTTCGTCGCTCGAAGAGTTTTGCTCAGCCCCAGGCCTTGGTAGCGCTAAATACACGCAACTTCAAGCAACCCTTGAAATGGCTAAGCGGCACATGCAAGAACAACTTCAGCATGAAAGCGCCCTAACGAGCCCTACCCTGACACGAAACTACCTTAAGTCTAAGCTAATTGGCCGCCCTTATGAGGTTTTTTGCTGCTTATACCTAGACAATCAACATCGGGTCATTAAATTTGAAGAGTTATTTAGGGGGACTATCGATGGCGCTAGCGTTTATCCTAGAGAGGTGGTTAAAAACACCTTAGATAACCAAGCTGCGGCTATTATCTTTGCCCATAACCACCCATCAGGGGTTGCAGAGCCGAGCATTGCCGACCAACAAATCACAAAACGCCTCGTTTCTGCGTTAGCGCTCATTGATGTTCGCGTGCTAGACCATATTATTATCGGTAATGGAGAGACTACATCCTTTGCCGAAAGGGGCTTACTATAA
- the coaBC gene encoding bifunctional phosphopantothenoylcysteine decarboxylase/phosphopantothenate--cysteine ligase CoaBC, with protein sequence MLNGRRILVGITGGIAAYKTAELARLLIKSGANVRVVMTEGGKAFITPLTLQALSGNPVHLSLLDTEAEAGMGHIELAKWAEMVVVAPASADFIARFTVGMANDLLTTLCLATEAPIAIAPAMNQAMWKNSRTQRNINELTQALNVYIWGPGEGEQACGDVGLGRMLEPEQLHACINNYFCHGPLHGKRVVITAGPTREAIDPVRYVSNHSSGKMGYALAVAARDAGATVELISGPVALPAPSGVKLTSVSSALDMLNAAEKATDQGCDIFIASAAVADYRPEAVPEQKIKKSQRKMVIELIKNPDIVASIAARPDKPFTVGFAAETQDVIAYAEGKLKNKKLDMIVANDVSDQRIGFNSEDNAVTVLWDGGSQSFSQQSKLILAGSIVELIVSNMQP encoded by the coding sequence ATGTTAAATGGTCGTCGAATACTAGTCGGTATCACAGGTGGCATTGCTGCTTATAAAACCGCAGAACTTGCAAGACTTCTGATAAAGTCGGGTGCCAATGTGCGCGTAGTGATGACTGAAGGAGGGAAGGCGTTTATTACGCCCCTTACCCTGCAGGCGCTATCGGGAAACCCTGTCCATTTGAGTTTGCTAGATACGGAAGCAGAAGCAGGAATGGGGCATATAGAACTCGCTAAATGGGCTGAGATGGTTGTTGTTGCGCCTGCGTCGGCCGATTTTATTGCTCGTTTTACTGTGGGCATGGCCAACGACTTGTTAACAACGTTATGCCTTGCTACCGAAGCACCGATTGCTATCGCGCCAGCGATGAATCAGGCGATGTGGAAAAACAGCCGCACCCAACGCAATATAAATGAACTCACCCAAGCGCTAAATGTCTATATTTGGGGTCCAGGTGAAGGTGAGCAGGCATGCGGTGACGTCGGGTTGGGGCGAATGCTTGAGCCTGAGCAGTTGCATGCATGTATTAATAATTATTTTTGTCATGGCCCTTTGCATGGTAAAAGGGTCGTTATTACGGCAGGTCCAACAAGAGAAGCAATTGACCCTGTTAGGTATGTATCTAATCATAGTTCCGGAAAAATGGGCTATGCGTTAGCGGTTGCGGCAAGAGATGCGGGTGCTACCGTTGAGTTGATATCGGGCCCTGTTGCCTTACCAGCACCCAGTGGGGTGAAGTTAACGTCTGTGTCTTCGGCATTAGATATGCTGAATGCGGCGGAAAAAGCGACTGATCAAGGGTGCGATATATTTATTGCGTCTGCGGCCGTGGCAGATTATCGGCCTGAAGCGGTGCCAGAACAGAAAATCAAAAAAAGCCAACGTAAAATGGTTATAGAACTGATCAAAAACCCCGATATTGTGGCATCGATTGCGGCGCGGCCAGATAAACCGTTTACGGTGGGCTTTGCTGCCGAGACTCAAGACGTAATTGCCTATGCAGAAGGGAAACTGAAAAACAAAAAACTCGATATGATCGTCGCTAACGATGTATCGGATCAGCGAATTGGTTTTAACAGTGAAGATAACGCCGTAACCGTACTCTGGGATGGTGGTAGTCAGTCATTTTCTCAGCAAAGTAAATTAATATTGGCGGGAAGTATTGTGGAACTTATCGTTTCAAATATGCAGCCTTAA
- a CDS encoding GGDEF domain-containing protein has translation MAHHHDDLTQAVRYLKLTLPEMCRREIPTTPENYAVWYEFTTGTNFELKQKINSLIKNNTPFSEEINTNLYTQYIENGQQIAVDEIRDNVRKIINELLLQVSNEESGLGQYAKSLETFSEKVNDNTDANTISLLITELLTETRKREEATHNLQATLDNMAQEMTNLREEVERLNDEASIDALTRVKNRRAFNIALEKSISASKINSAELALLILDIDHFKQFNDQFGHITGDKVLRFVATILQKNVKGNDTVARFGGEEFAVILPETSYGNALSVAENIRSRIADQMLTDSTANIKLGSVHASIGAATYRYGESPEEFIRRADQCLYKAKRDGRNRVIGEQEITEQPHSNEQKI, from the coding sequence ATGGCACATCACCACGATGATTTAACGCAAGCAGTTCGATACTTAAAACTCACCCTACCCGAGATGTGCAGACGGGAAATACCTACAACGCCAGAAAACTATGCAGTCTGGTATGAGTTTACGACCGGCACTAATTTTGAACTAAAACAAAAAATAAACAGCCTAATCAAAAATAACACCCCCTTCTCAGAAGAAATTAACACTAATCTATATACGCAATACATCGAAAACGGGCAACAGATAGCCGTTGATGAGATCAGAGACAACGTTAGAAAAATCATTAATGAGCTTCTATTACAAGTCTCGAACGAAGAGAGCGGCCTAGGACAATATGCAAAATCTCTTGAAACGTTTTCTGAAAAAGTAAACGATAACACTGACGCCAACACAATTAGTCTTTTAATTACTGAGCTTCTAACAGAAACCCGCAAAAGAGAAGAAGCGACTCATAATCTTCAGGCAACACTCGATAACATGGCTCAGGAGATGACGAATTTAAGGGAAGAGGTTGAACGTCTCAACGACGAAGCAAGCATTGACGCTTTAACCAGGGTTAAAAATCGACGAGCGTTCAATATAGCTTTAGAGAAATCAATATCCGCTAGCAAGATAAATTCAGCCGAGCTAGCGCTTCTAATATTGGATATCGATCACTTTAAACAGTTCAATGATCAGTTTGGACATATCACAGGTGACAAAGTACTTCGCTTTGTGGCAACCATATTACAAAAAAATGTTAAAGGAAACGATACCGTAGCACGGTTTGGAGGCGAAGAATTTGCGGTAATATTACCTGAAACATCTTATGGCAATGCGCTTTCTGTTGCCGAAAATATTCGTTCGCGAATTGCAGATCAAATGCTAACAGACAGTACGGCTAATATTAAACTGGGCTCTGTTCATGCATCAATTGGGGCTGCGACCTACCGCTATGGTGAGAGCCCTGAAGAGTTTATTAGACGAGCTGACCAATGTCTATATAAGGCAAAAAGAGACGGGCGGAACAGGGTCATTGGTGAACAGGAAATTACAGAACAGCCGCATTCAAACGAGCAAAAAATTTAG